A stretch of Telopea speciosissima isolate NSW1024214 ecotype Mountain lineage chromosome 11, Tspe_v1, whole genome shotgun sequence DNA encodes these proteins:
- the LOC122646813 gene encoding stress-response A/B barrel domain-containing protein HS1-like isoform X3 — MEEAKGVVKHVLLAKFKADIPPEKIVELIRGYANLVNLIEPMKAFQWGTDVSAENLHQGFTHVFESTFESVEGVAEYVAHPVHVEFSNLLLPALDKVVVIDYKPTFVKS; from the exons atGGAGGAGGCGAAGGGAGTGGTGAAGCACGTACTGTTGGCCAAGTTCAAGGCCGATATCCCACCTGAAAAGATTGTCGAACTCATCAGGGGTTATGCAAATCTTGTCAATCTCATTGAACCCATGAAGGCTTTCCAATG GGGAACAGATGTGAGTGCAGAGAACCTGCATCAAGGATTCACCCATGTGTTTGAATCCACTTTCGAGAGTGTGGAAGGAGTTGCAGAATATGTTGCTCACCCAGTCCATGTTGAATTCTCAAATTTGCTCCTGCCTGCATTGGACAAGGTCGTTGTTATTGATTACAAACCCACATTTGTCAAATCCTAA
- the LOC122646815 gene encoding microsomal glutathione S-transferase 3-like gives MASVVDLLPKEYGYVVLVLVLYGFFNSWMAFQVGKARKKYKVFYPALYAESDNKDANLFNCVQRGHQNSLEIMPVFFVLLLLGGLQYPVVAAGLGIFYIVGRYFYFNGYASGDPKNRLRGEFYALSLLGLAGCSISLGVNLLLR, from the exons ATGGCTTCTGTGGTTGATTTGCTGCCCAAGGAGTACGGCTATGTCGTTCTGGTGCTCGTTCTCtatggcttcttcaattcctggATGGCCTTCCAAGTCGGCAAAGCCCGGAAGAA GTATAAAGTTTTTTATCCTGCCCTATACGCTGAATCAGATAACAAGGATGCCAATCTCTTCAACTGTGTTCAG AGAGGACACCAGAACTCACTGGAGATTATGCCGGTGTTCTTTGTATTGCTTCTGCTTGGAGGGCTTCAATACCCTGTAGTTGCAGCTGGGCTTGGCATTTTTTACATCGTTGGTCGATACTTCTACTTCAATGGCTATGCTTCTGGGGATCCCAAGAATCGTTTGAGAGG GGAATTCTATGCCTTATCATTGCTTGGACTTGCGGGTTGCTCTATTTCATTGGGAGTTAATCTTCTGCTTCGATGA